One genomic segment of Virgibacillus doumboii includes these proteins:
- a CDS encoding S8 family serine peptidase, which yields MRYFLAILILLLTITILPTAISATPSVANPAANDKKASIIIEVEGDPAEHKKHLEAYYPYVDVVAVYNTLFNGLALQAAPERLEKMESLEFIKAVHPVTTYKTQLEPALKTSKNSVIPAALNNTTYTGKGVQVAVIDTGIDYNHPDLIESYVAGFDLVDLDDDPMETTKTQGIPTMHGTHVAGIIAADGKLKGVAPDADIYAYRALGPGGTGTSVQVVAALEQAVDDGADIINLSLGNTVNGPDFPTSVAVNRAVELGVAVVIANGNNGPGKWTVGSPATATNALSVGASANPQTIPFLYHSLEDKKIPLALMAGSEPWDFTRDQQVVPIGSENVRGKIALMKRGKTPFYEKAKRAQDAGAEAVLIYNNKPGNFQGSIANGKEPITIPVAGISKQSGGWLVQNAQNNTIYMETKHQKTKQTIADFSSRGPVTVNWDLKPEVTAPGANILSTVPAGYQELQGTSMAAPHVTGAMALLKEAHPDWTIGQLTGALKTTAARVNNQQGKPFAPIVQGMGEIQPKKAIQTPTIIQNPLLSYGKITDYRETKTIELKVKNTSTEAQTYRFDIPKKQKGLGWNLPMEFTIPKGETKKVPIELSVNSTLLKKGIHQGWLALTQDNKRYHLPYLFVNESANYPKAMGFEFSLKPFSNDNYVYHLYLTDPAERVEVRLYNPDTLMYERTFLKTEDVQVGMNEGYFKKSELGEPGKYMAIITVYLENDTIESYQTEVYIP from the coding sequence ATGCGTTATTTCCTGGCTATACTCATACTATTACTCACAATTACCATCTTGCCAACAGCAATATCCGCCACTCCATCCGTTGCGAATCCCGCAGCTAATGATAAAAAAGCATCCATCATCATCGAAGTGGAAGGTGACCCGGCTGAACATAAAAAGCATCTTGAAGCATATTACCCGTACGTTGATGTGGTTGCTGTATATAACACGCTTTTTAATGGGCTCGCGCTCCAGGCTGCTCCTGAAAGACTGGAAAAAATGGAGTCGCTTGAATTTATCAAAGCTGTCCATCCCGTTACCACATATAAAACTCAACTCGAACCTGCGCTGAAGACAAGCAAAAATTCAGTCATTCCGGCTGCGCTTAACAATACTACATATACCGGAAAAGGGGTACAGGTTGCTGTTATCGATACAGGAATTGACTACAACCATCCGGACCTCATTGAAAGTTACGTCGCCGGCTTCGATTTGGTTGATCTTGATGATGATCCGATGGAAACGACCAAAACACAAGGTATTCCAACCATGCACGGGACACATGTGGCTGGAATAATTGCTGCTGACGGCAAGCTGAAAGGCGTTGCTCCGGATGCGGATATTTATGCGTATCGTGCGCTCGGTCCCGGTGGAACGGGTACGTCTGTCCAGGTGGTTGCCGCATTGGAGCAGGCGGTGGACGATGGTGCGGATATCATTAATCTTTCGCTCGGTAATACGGTGAACGGACCGGATTTTCCGACAAGTGTTGCTGTTAACCGTGCCGTCGAGCTAGGTGTGGCAGTTGTCATCGCGAATGGCAACAATGGTCCGGGGAAATGGACGGTTGGTTCACCGGCAACGGCAACAAATGCCCTTTCCGTCGGTGCATCAGCAAATCCGCAAACAATTCCCTTTCTGTATCATTCACTGGAGGATAAAAAAATCCCGCTTGCATTAATGGCAGGTTCAGAGCCGTGGGACTTTACACGGGATCAGCAAGTTGTCCCGATCGGCAGTGAAAATGTTCGTGGGAAAATTGCACTAATGAAGCGGGGTAAAACTCCCTTTTACGAGAAAGCCAAACGGGCACAGGATGCCGGGGCAGAGGCAGTTCTTATTTATAACAATAAGCCGGGTAATTTTCAGGGTTCCATTGCCAATGGAAAAGAGCCAATCACGATACCTGTTGCCGGTATATCAAAACAATCTGGCGGGTGGCTGGTCCAAAACGCTCAAAACAATACCATCTATATGGAAACAAAGCATCAAAAGACTAAACAAACAATTGCCGATTTCAGCTCGCGTGGTCCTGTCACAGTCAACTGGGATTTGAAACCGGAAGTTACCGCACCGGGCGCGAATATTTTGAGTACTGTTCCGGCCGGTTATCAGGAGCTTCAGGGAACAAGCATGGCCGCTCCGCACGTCACCGGGGCAATGGCGTTGCTCAAAGAGGCGCATCCAGATTGGACAATCGGGCAGCTTACCGGTGCATTAAAAACGACCGCTGCCCGAGTAAATAACCAACAAGGAAAGCCATTTGCTCCAATCGTCCAGGGAATGGGTGAAATTCAGCCAAAAAAAGCAATCCAAACGCCAACAATCATCCAAAACCCATTACTGTCATACGGCAAAATAACTGATTACCGGGAAACGAAAACAATCGAATTAAAAGTTAAAAATACTTCCACCGAAGCCCAAACATACCGCTTCGATATCCCGAAAAAACAAAAGGGGCTTGGCTGGAACCTGCCAATGGAATTTACCATTCCAAAGGGTGAAACAAAAAAAGTCCCTATCGAACTGAGCGTAAACAGTACACTATTAAAGAAAGGAATTCATCAGGGCTGGCTGGCTTTGACTCAGGATAATAAGCGGTACCATCTGCCATATTTGTTTGTTAATGAGTCTGCCAACTATCCAAAAGCGATGGGATTTGAATTTTCCTTAAAGCCTTTTTCCAATGACAATTATGTCTATCATCTCTATTTGACTGATCCAGCAGAACGTGTTGAAGTCAGACTTTATAACCCTGACACACTTATGTATGAACGGACATTTTTAAAAACGGAGGATGTCCAGGTGGGCATGAATGAAGGTTATTTTAAAAAGTCGGAACTTGGCGAACCGGGTAAATATATGGCAATAATTACTGTTTATCTGGAAAATGATACGATTGAAAGCTACCAGACCGAGGTTTATATTCCTTAA
- a CDS encoding ATP synthase subunit I translates to MSNYESMITRQRKWMFYLLAIIVLGAGFTPYPRIFLGLLLGSTVSFYNLWLLQKKMDSLGEAVVRKQKPRGVGYFARLAAVAFAIIIALQYEAYFHLFAVIIGLMTSYLVIIIDFLVFELKRND, encoded by the coding sequence ATGTCGAATTATGAAAGTATGATCACTCGTCAGCGCAAGTGGATGTTCTACCTTCTCGCAATTATAGTACTTGGAGCTGGTTTTACACCGTATCCACGTATTTTCCTCGGACTTTTACTAGGAAGTACCGTAAGCTTTTACAATTTATGGTTGTTGCAAAAGAAGATGGATAGCCTGGGTGAAGCTGTAGTGAGAAAGCAGAAACCAAGGGGTGTAGGTTACTTTGCCAGACTGGCCGCTGTTGCTTTTGCAATAATTATAGCACTCCAATATGAAGCCTATTTTCACTTGTTTGCTGTAATAATCGGATTAATGACATCTTATTTGGTCATTATAATAGATTTTTTGGTGTTTGAATTAAAACGTAATGATTGA
- the atpB gene encoding F0F1 ATP synthase subunit A, whose protein sequence is MDHEAPMYENLFGIAWLDFNMSNVLMILISSAIVFVLCLLASRKLQMKPAGAQNVMEWIIDFVRGMINDTMEWRVGKLFLPLGLTLITYIFVSNMLGVITMATFGHELWWKSPTSDPGVTLTLSLMIILLTHYYGIKLRGGKAYGREFLKPFPLFAPIKIIEEFANSLTLGLRLFGNIYAGEVLLGMLAGLMASGALGFLGGIIPMLAWQGFSIFVGAIQAFIFTILTMVYMAHKVSEEH, encoded by the coding sequence GTGGATCATGAAGCACCAATGTATGAAAATTTATTTGGGATAGCCTGGCTTGATTTCAATATGTCAAATGTGTTGATGATACTAATCTCATCAGCAATTGTATTTGTTCTTTGCCTGTTGGCATCCCGGAAGTTGCAGATGAAGCCTGCAGGTGCACAAAACGTAATGGAGTGGATCATTGACTTTGTCAGGGGAATGATTAACGACACGATGGAGTGGAGAGTAGGAAAGCTGTTCCTTCCATTGGGGCTGACATTAATTACATATATTTTTGTCAGTAACATGCTTGGGGTTATTACAATGGCAACATTCGGGCATGAATTATGGTGGAAATCACCAACTTCAGACCCTGGCGTAACCTTGACTCTATCTCTGATGATTATTCTATTAACCCACTATTATGGAATAAAACTTCGTGGGGGAAAAGCGTATGGCCGAGAGTTCCTGAAACCATTCCCACTGTTTGCACCAATTAAAATAATTGAGGAATTTGCGAACTCCCTGACATTAGGCTTACGACTGTTTGGTAATATTTATGCAGGTGAGGTTCTGCTTGGAATGTTGGCAGGCTTAATGGCATCAGGTGCACTTGGTTTCCTGGGTGGAATAATCCCAATGCTTGCTTGGCAAGGATTCAGTATTTTTGTGGGTGCAATTCAGGCATTTATTTTCACCATCTTAACCATGGTTTACATGGCACACAAAGTAAGTGAAGAACATTAA
- the atpE gene encoding F0F1 ATP synthase subunit C — protein sequence MSLGILAAAIAVGLGAIGGGIGNGLIFSRTVEGIARQPELKGQLQTTAFIGVGLVEVVPIIAVVIAFIAMGQ from the coding sequence ATGAGTTTAGGTATTTTAGCAGCTGCAATCGCAGTAGGACTTGGCGCTATCGGTGGAGGTATCGGTAACGGTCTTATTTTCAGTCGTACAGTAGAAGGTATTGCTCGTCAACCAGAATTGAAAGGTCAACTGCAAACTACTGCGTTCATTGGTGTAGGTTTGGTTGAGGTTGTACCGATCATCGCCGTTGTTATCGCATTTATCGCAATGGGTCAATAA
- a CDS encoding F0F1 ATP synthase subunit B, which yields MQAFTIYASIGGLNVGDMLVQLITFIILLVLLRKFAWGPLMGMMQKREEYVASEIEAAEKSREEAERASQEATAQLKQTKQDAQKIIEDAKNAGVKQQEEIIKSARNEAERIKESAQDEIQNEKEKAIQALQDKVASLSVLIASKVIEKEISEQDQEKLIDEYIKEVGEER from the coding sequence GTGCAAGCATTCACTATATATGCTTCAATCGGCGGACTCAACGTTGGAGATATGCTGGTCCAACTGATAACTTTCATCATTTTACTTGTTTTGCTGCGTAAATTTGCATGGGGCCCATTAATGGGAATGATGCAAAAACGTGAAGAATATGTTGCCAGTGAAATTGAAGCAGCTGAGAAAAGCCGTGAAGAAGCTGAACGTGCCTCACAGGAAGCCACAGCTCAATTAAAACAGACAAAACAAGATGCACAAAAGATTATAGAAGATGCAAAGAATGCTGGCGTGAAGCAGCAGGAGGAAATTATCAAATCTGCGCGTAACGAAGCAGAACGCATTAAAGAATCAGCACAAGATGAGATTCAAAACGAAAAAGAAAAAGCAATCCAGGCACTGCAGGATAAAGTGGCATCATTATCCGTGCTGATTGCAAGCAAAGTTATTGAAAAAGAAATCAGTGAACAGGATCAGGAAAAACTGATCGACGAATATATTAAAGAGGTAGGAGAAGAGCGATGA
- a CDS encoding F0F1 ATP synthase subunit delta, giving the protein MSAEVVAKRYADALFQLGNEQGKTEQLAEEFRVLAEVFKNDDKLITFLKHPRVNNEKKKQLINEAFKSFSNDVVNTLKILLDRHRIDSVPSIIDHFIYLINDAKGIAEATVYSVRQLSDNEIEKLEKTFAKRLNKQSIKLENVVDPSVIGGVKLRVGNTIFDGTVQGKLQRIERNIVTAN; this is encoded by the coding sequence ATGAGTGCAGAAGTAGTAGCTAAACGTTATGCAGATGCTCTTTTCCAGCTTGGAAATGAACAGGGAAAAACGGAACAGCTCGCTGAAGAATTCCGCGTTCTGGCAGAAGTTTTTAAGAATGACGATAAATTGATTACATTCCTGAAGCATCCTCGTGTTAATAATGAGAAAAAGAAACAGTTGATTAACGAAGCATTCAAAAGCTTCTCAAATGATGTTGTAAACACATTGAAAATTCTCTTGGATCGTCATCGCATTGATAGCGTTCCATCCATTATTGACCATTTTATCTACTTAATAAATGATGCGAAAGGAATTGCAGAAGCAACCGTATATTCTGTTCGCCAGCTTTCCGACAATGAAATTGAAAAGCTCGAGAAAACATTTGCAAAGCGTTTGAACAAACAATCGATCAAGCTTGAAAATGTTGTCGACCCATCCGTGATTGGTGGCGTTAAACTGCGGGTTGGTAACACAATTTTTGATGGAACTGTTCAAGGAAAACTGCAACGAATCGAACGGAATATCGTAACTGCAAACTAA
- the atpA gene encoding F0F1 ATP synthase subunit alpha, which produces MSIKAEEISSLIKTQIENYDSEIEVSDVGTVIEIGDGIARAHGLDDIMAGELVEFSNGVMGMAQNLEENNVGIIILGPYTEIKEGDEVRRTGRIMQVPVGEELLGRVVNPLGQPIDGKGPAETAKTRPIESPAPGVMDRKSVDEPLQTGIKAIDALVPIGRGQRELIIGDRQTGKTTVAVDTILNQKDQDMICIYVAIGQKESTVRGTVETFRRHGALDNTIVVSAGASDPAPLLYLAPYAGVSMGEEFMYNGKHVLVVYDDLSKQAAAYRELSLLLRRPPGREAFPGDVFYLHSRLLERAAKLSDAKGGGSLTALPFVETQAGDISAYIPTNVISITDGQIFLQSDLFFSGVRPAINPGLSVSRVGGSAQIKAMKKVAGTLRLDLASFRELEAFAQFGSDLDKSTKAKLDRGARTVEVLKQGLHEPLAVEKQVMIIYALTKGFLDDVPVDDVTRFESEFHLWLDENRKELLSTIRETGKLAEAEDMNDAVESFKKTFLPSE; this is translated from the coding sequence ATGAGCATCAAAGCTGAAGAAATCAGTAGTCTTATAAAGACGCAAATCGAGAACTATGACTCGGAAATTGAAGTTAGTGATGTCGGCACGGTTATCGAAATCGGTGACGGTATCGCACGTGCTCACGGCCTTGACGATATTATGGCCGGAGAACTTGTTGAATTTTCAAACGGTGTTATGGGTATGGCACAAAACCTTGAAGAAAATAATGTTGGTATTATCATCCTTGGCCCATATACAGAAATTAAAGAAGGCGATGAAGTTCGTCGCACAGGCAGAATTATGCAAGTACCAGTTGGTGAGGAGTTGCTTGGACGTGTAGTTAACCCGCTTGGCCAGCCGATTGATGGTAAAGGACCAGCTGAAACTGCAAAGACTCGCCCAATTGAGTCTCCTGCACCAGGCGTAATGGATCGTAAATCAGTTGATGAACCATTACAGACAGGTATTAAAGCGATTGACGCGCTTGTACCTATTGGCCGCGGACAGCGTGAACTTATCATCGGGGACCGTCAGACAGGTAAAACAACTGTAGCGGTTGACACGATCTTAAACCAGAAAGATCAGGATATGATTTGTATTTATGTAGCAATCGGTCAAAAAGAATCAACTGTCAGAGGTACGGTTGAAACGTTCCGCCGTCATGGTGCATTGGATAATACAATCGTGGTATCTGCGGGTGCATCAGACCCTGCACCATTACTATACCTTGCTCCATATGCAGGTGTATCAATGGGTGAAGAATTCATGTACAACGGTAAACACGTATTGGTTGTATATGATGACTTATCCAAACAGGCAGCAGCATACCGTGAACTTTCACTATTACTTCGTCGCCCGCCAGGCCGTGAAGCATTCCCAGGGGATGTATTCTACCTGCACTCACGTCTGTTGGAACGTGCTGCGAAGTTAAGTGATGCTAAAGGCGGCGGTTCGTTAACTGCACTGCCATTTGTTGAAACGCAAGCAGGTGATATCAGTGCGTATATCCCTACAAACGTAATCTCCATCACAGACGGTCAGATTTTCTTGCAATCAGACTTGTTCTTCTCTGGTGTACGTCCAGCGATTAACCCGGGTCTGTCCGTATCCCGTGTTGGTGGATCAGCACAAATTAAAGCGATGAAGAAAGTTGCCGGTACATTACGTCTGGACCTGGCTTCATTCCGTGAACTGGAAGCATTCGCACAGTTTGGCTCAGACCTTGATAAATCAACGAAGGCTAAGCTTGACCGTGGTGCACGTACAGTAGAAGTGTTGAAACAAGGCTTGCACGAACCATTGGCTGTTGAAAAACAGGTAATGATTATATATGCATTAACAAAAGGATTCCTTGATGATGTTCCAGTAGATGATGTAACACGTTTTGAAAGTGAATTCCATCTATGGCTGGATGAAAATCGTAAAGAACTGCTTTCAACAATCCGTGAAACAGGAAAACTGGCGGAAGCAGAAGATATGAACGATGCAGTGGAATCATTTAAGAAAACATTCCTACCATCAGAATAA
- the atpG gene encoding ATP synthase F1 subunit gamma, with product MASLRDIKNRINSTTKMKQITKAMEMVSASKLNKAEQNAKSFVPYSEKMQEVVSGIAMHSKNSNHPMLQHRDVKKTGYVVITSDRGLAGAFNSSVLRKVYQTINERHNSTDEYTIVAIGRIGYEFFKKRNMPVGKSIIGLADQTSFADIKKLASGTVQMFTDEEVDELHIYYNHFKSVISQVVTSKQILPITSIEGQASKGSSQYEYEPDQEQILEVLLPQYAESLIYGALLDSKASEHAARMTAMSSASDNAEEIIDDLSLSYNRARQAAITQEITEIIGGVAALE from the coding sequence TTGGCATCACTTAGAGATATTAAAAATCGTATTAATTCGACAACGAAGATGAAACAGATCACGAAAGCGATGGAAATGGTTTCTGCCTCCAAGTTAAATAAGGCAGAACAAAACGCGAAATCGTTTGTTCCATACAGTGAAAAAATGCAGGAAGTAGTATCAGGTATTGCAATGCACAGCAAAAATTCGAATCATCCGATGCTCCAGCACCGCGATGTCAAAAAGACGGGTTATGTTGTCATTACATCTGACCGGGGTTTGGCGGGTGCATTTAACAGCAGTGTACTGCGAAAAGTGTATCAGACGATTAACGAGCGCCATAACTCAACAGATGAATATACAATCGTTGCCATTGGACGAATCGGGTACGAATTTTTCAAAAAACGCAACATGCCTGTAGGTAAAAGTATTATTGGACTGGCTGACCAGACCAGCTTTGCAGATATTAAAAAACTTGCATCGGGAACAGTGCAAATGTTTACTGATGAAGAAGTTGATGAGCTGCATATCTACTACAACCATTTTAAGAGTGTAATTTCGCAAGTTGTTACATCGAAACAAATACTTCCGATTACCAGTATTGAAGGCCAGGCAAGTAAGGGAAGCAGTCAGTATGAATATGAGCCGGATCAGGAACAAATCCTTGAGGTTCTCCTGCCGCAATATGCTGAAAGCTTAATTTACGGAGCACTCTTGGATAGTAAAGCAAGTGAACATGCAGCACGGATGACCGCAATGAGCAGTGCATCTGATAATGCAGAAGAGATTATTGACGACTTGTCATTATCCTATAACCGTGCACGCCAGGCAGCAATCACACAGGAAATTACCGAAATAATTGGTGGAGTAGCAGCACTCGAATAG
- the atpD gene encoding F0F1 ATP synthase subunit beta, whose amino-acid sequence MSKGHITQIMGPVVDVKFDEGQLPDIYNALTVQTGDEDNPSELTLEVALHLGDNAVRTIAMSSTDGIKRGTPVQDLGRAISVPVGEETLSRVFNVLGENIDLDEPLPESTRRDPIHRQPPEFEDLTTETEILETGIKVVDLLAPYTKGGKIGLFGGAGVGKTVLIQELINNVAQEHGGISVFAGVGERTREGNDLYYEMKDSGVIEKTAMVFGQMNEPPGARMRVALTGLTMAEYFRDEQGQDVLLFIDNIFRFTQAGMEVSALLGRMPSAVGYQPTLATEMGQLQERITTTDKGSVTSIQAIYVPADDYTDPAPATTFAHLDATTNLDRSLSEQGIYPAVDPLASTSRALDPEVVGSEHYEVAREVQQTLQKYKELQDIIAILGMDELSDEDKMTVARARRIQFFLSQNFHVAEQFTGQKGSYVPVSETVKGFREILDGKHDDLPEDAFRLVGRIEEVVEKGKDME is encoded by the coding sequence ATGAGCAAAGGACATATTACACAAATCATGGGACCTGTTGTTGACGTTAAATTCGACGAAGGCCAGCTCCCTGATATTTATAACGCATTAACTGTCCAAACAGGTGATGAAGATAATCCAAGTGAACTTACACTTGAAGTCGCGCTTCATCTTGGTGATAATGCTGTACGTACAATCGCAATGTCATCAACTGATGGTATTAAGCGTGGAACGCCAGTACAAGATTTAGGCAGAGCTATTTCAGTACCGGTCGGTGAAGAAACACTCAGCCGGGTTTTCAACGTACTGGGTGAAAATATCGATCTTGACGAACCGTTACCAGAAAGCACACGCAGAGACCCAATTCACCGCCAGCCACCGGAATTTGAAGACCTTACAACAGAAACCGAGATTCTGGAGACTGGAATCAAAGTTGTTGACCTGTTAGCACCATACACAAAAGGTGGTAAAATCGGTTTGTTTGGTGGTGCCGGAGTTGGTAAAACCGTTTTAATTCAGGAACTTATTAATAACGTTGCTCAGGAACATGGCGGTATTTCCGTATTCGCTGGTGTTGGTGAGCGTACACGTGAAGGTAACGACCTGTATTACGAAATGAAAGATTCAGGAGTTATCGAAAAAACAGCGATGGTATTCGGTCAGATGAACGAACCACCAGGTGCACGTATGCGTGTTGCCTTGACAGGTTTGACAATGGCAGAATACTTCCGTGATGAACAAGGTCAGGACGTTCTATTATTTATTGATAACATTTTCCGTTTTACCCAGGCAGGTATGGAGGTTTCCGCGTTGCTTGGCCGTATGCCATCTGCCGTTGGTTATCAGCCAACATTGGCAACTGAAATGGGACAATTACAGGAACGTATTACAACAACAGATAAAGGTTCTGTAACATCAATTCAGGCTATCTATGTACCTGCCGATGACTACACAGACCCTGCACCTGCAACAACATTTGCTCACTTGGACGCAACAACAAACCTTGACCGTTCATTATCAGAGCAAGGTATTTACCCAGCAGTGGATCCATTGGCATCAACATCCCGCGCATTGGACCCGGAAGTTGTTGGCAGTGAACATTATGAAGTAGCACGTGAAGTTCAACAAACACTTCAGAAGTATAAAGAATTGCAGGATATCATTGCAATTCTGGGTATGGATGAACTTTCTGATGAGGATAAAATGACGGTTGCCCGCGCACGCCGTATCCAATTTTTCCTTTCACAAAACTTCCACGTTGCTGAACAGTTTACAGGACAAAAAGGTTCCTATGTACCTGTAAGCGAAACAGTAAAAGGATTCAGAGAGATCCTTGACGGCAAGCATGACGATTTGCCGGAGGATGCATTCCGCTTAGTTGGACGCATCGAAGAAGTAGTAGAAAAAGGAAAAGATATGGAATAA
- a CDS encoding F0F1 ATP synthase subunit epsilon translates to MKTLNVSVVTPDGPVLEDSFDMVSCKAENGELGVLPGHIPMVAPLSISAVRLKRANDTELLAVNGGFLEVTPDKVTILAQSAEKPSDINVDRAQEAKTRAEQRLQTKQDDIDFQRAELALKRAMNRLDIAQ, encoded by the coding sequence TTGAAAACACTAAATGTGAGTGTTGTTACTCCTGATGGTCCAGTATTGGAAGATAGTTTCGATATGGTTAGCTGTAAAGCAGAAAATGGGGAGCTTGGTGTCCTGCCAGGCCACATCCCAATGGTTGCTCCGCTATCAATAAGCGCTGTGCGTCTAAAGCGTGCAAATGATACAGAACTGCTTGCTGTGAATGGAGGATTTTTGGAGGTAACACCAGATAAAGTAACAATTCTTGCTCAATCTGCAGAAAAACCTTCAGATATCAATGTCGATCGCGCCCAAGAAGCAAAAACACGGGCAGAACAACGCCTCCAGACCAAACAGGATGATATCGACTTCCAACGGGCAGAATTAGCACTCAAACGAGCAATGAACCGATTGGATATTGCTCAATAA
- a CDS encoding DUF1146 family protein → MTSSIGITALISMISHLIFIYITWRVVTTVNFDPLIRKGRETEARILIMFITIAIGTGVSRFFLEFLQWSQDLMFLF, encoded by the coding sequence ATGACTTCATCAATTGGAATTACAGCACTAATAAGTATGATATCGCATTTAATCTTTATTTATATTACGTGGAGAGTCGTTACAACCGTAAATTTCGATCCGTTAATTAGAAAAGGCCGGGAAACGGAAGCACGCATATTGATTATGTTCATCACAATTGCAATTGGAACCGGCGTCAGCAGATTTTTTCTCGAGTTCCTGCAATGGTCACAGGATCTGATGTTTCTTTTCTAA
- a CDS encoding YwmB family TATA-box binding protein → MRRIVLILIIIILTATSTAAGITKNEEMTDLAAMVTEHNLAIDGWQVTIKEQMTAEKVKQLMDILREKNSHLVSSTEDENTIKYSFSYAHKTNDMSENYNVVIPKNKAYDAQFIAVMKGNSWNDSIEKTYFTRLNSIKSAFFGENSTKFACLTTTLSDKIKSVYFFNRVKELLNLKNIRSQNDTLKQSMIKEIKYGYTPMWNQKLKIGDKPMNFQMAIKKSQSGNTKLTIGTPILITEY, encoded by the coding sequence ATGAGAAGAATTGTACTAATACTTATAATTATTATATTGACTGCAACCAGCACGGCGGCTGGCATAACCAAGAATGAAGAGATGACAGACCTGGCTGCAATGGTAACAGAACACAATCTGGCTATCGACGGATGGCAGGTGACCATCAAAGAACAGATGACTGCAGAAAAAGTTAAGCAGCTGATGGATATTCTCCGGGAAAAAAATAGTCATTTGGTCTCTAGCACAGAAGATGAAAATACTATAAAATATTCTTTTAGTTACGCTCATAAAACGAATGATATGAGCGAAAACTATAATGTTGTCATTCCGAAGAACAAGGCGTATGATGCACAATTTATTGCCGTGATGAAAGGTAATTCCTGGAACGATTCCATTGAAAAAACGTATTTTACCAGGCTCAATTCAATAAAAAGTGCGTTTTTTGGTGAAAATTCTACAAAATTCGCTTGTCTAACAACAACATTAAGTGATAAAATTAAAAGTGTTTATTTTTTTAATAGAGTAAAAGAATTATTGAACTTGAAAAATATACGATCGCAAAATGATACATTGAAACAATCTATGATTAAAGAGATAAAATACGGGTATACACCCATGTGGAATCAAAAATTGAAAATCGGGGATAAGCCCATGAATTTCCAAATGGCAATTAAAAAAAGCCAAAGCGGGAATACAAAACTGACGATAGGAACACCTATCCTGATTACTGAATATTAA